CCGGCGGAAGCGCTCTATCCTGTTCGTTCTTGCAGCCACGCCAAGAGCTCCTCGTCGCTTTTCTCCGATGCCGGGCAGTTTGCGAAACAGTTCTGACAGAGCCCGCCTTCCTTCATGAGCACTTCATTCCTGCTCTGTGCGCATGCGGTGACGGTATATGAGGTCGGATAATCCTTATCGGCACGATAGCATTTGCCGCGGCATGTCTTCACGCACACGCCGCATTTTTTACAGTTCGTAGTAAATGAGATTAGCTTTTCGTCAGGCGGGAGCACGGCGTCGGTCATGAGCGTCAGGATCACCATACGGTTGCCGAGTTCAGGATGCAATATGAGCCCCGACCTCCCGTATACGCCGATGCCCGCTTCGTATGCGGCGAGTTTGCTCTGCACCTGCACACCGCCGACGTCGGGCTTTACCTGATAGCCCGCTCGCACAAGGAATTGCCAGCCGGTGCGGAACGCGCGCGACATCACTTTTATCGTGAGCGGGTGATAGACATTGAACGATGCACCGTTCTTCTCCGAGTCGGTGCTTCCCGAGTTAAGCCCCCTTAACTGCGCCTCGCGCTTATCGACAGGGAGGTTATTGTCAAGGACGGGGGGGTAGGGCGCGATAATGACAACAATGCTCCTGCATTGCGGCCAGAGTTTTCTCGGCGATTCGACACGGAATGGGTTAGGCATGGATAGCGCGTGTTCGAAACCTGTTCGCGGGTCGGCGATGCGAACATCGTAGGCCCCGCTTTCCTTCATCGTTTTCACAAGTTTCGATTTCAGATCGGCGGGAGAGGTATCCCCGAATACGTTCGTGACCGATGCAGCGACGGCGGCGCCTGCTGCACCGAGTGAATGACGCAGGAATGTTCTTCGTGCTATGATCGATGGCATACGGATAGTATAACCAATTTCCGGTCCGAACGTCAATGGCCGATAGTGAACTGTCGCCAAAATAGAGAACAGCGGGTTGCAACCCGCTGTTGTCCTCGATTCTGATGATATTTTGATGCTCATTATTCTTCGCTATGAGCGAATAGCAATTTCGCGACAGCCCCGATAGAATGGTCGTTCTGTGATATGATTCAGGGCCGATCGAAAAATCTCAAATCCCAGCTGTCGTGCCAGCGGAGCACCGGTCTATCATTTTCGAATTCTATCGGCTGCCAGATATAGCGCCCGTCTATTGCATTCTCCGGTCGCCAGCGGTCGCCGAGAAAGATGAAGGCACCCGGTCTTCCTTGCACCGGAAAGATGAATGCCGGCTGCGAATCGAAGCTGATCGCGGTGTCAACGTCGGCGCCAATCCATGGATTACCGAGGTCTTTCCAGGGGCCGAAGGGGGAATCCGCCACCGCACTTCTCGCCGCATTCGGTTTCCACCCCGTGCATCCGGAAGCGATGATCCAGTACTTCCCGTTGTGCCGGAACATCGCCGGAGCTTCCATGAAACGCCCGGGGAAAGCGCGCGCCCATCTCCCCGACGAACCGAGATAATCCGGAGTGAGCTGTGAGATGTGCAGTACACCGTTCTCTTCCGAGGCATAGATGTGATACGCGGTGTCGTCGTCATCGGCGAAGAGCGTCATATCGCGCGACATCTGCCCGTCGGTGAAATCTCGGCGGAAAAGCCGCTTCGCGTCATAGCCGTCGAATGCCGCGCCGGTGTATTTTGTCCCTGCGAATTCTTCCGGAGCGAGCGGACTTTTTTCATTATCATCGACATTGAGCGGCCATATGCCCGCATCCGGACGGAACGATTTTACGAAGCGATACGGTCCCGCGACGCGCTCGGCCACGGCGACACCGACGCGTGCGCCGAGATATCCCTTTCCCTTCGGCTCAAGATGGAACCACATGACGAAACGATTTGTGAGTTTGTTGAAAAGAACCTTTGGGCGTTCGAGAATGCATCCGCGGGCGATACCGTGCGACATGTCGTCGGACACGAAGAGTGCAATGCCTTGGTCTTCCCATGAATAGAGATCGGTCGATCGATACACATGAACGCCGACCTCGGCTTTATTGCCGGCATCGCCTGCGACTTTGTGTTCGCCGAACCACCAGTAATATCCGTCGTG
This portion of the Spirochaetota bacterium genome encodes:
- a CDS encoding glycoside hydrolase family 43 protein, with protein sequence MAFTPGTLWPDNNGVHINAHGGAMLFHDGYYWWFGEHKVAGDAGNKAEVGVHVYRSTDLYSWEDQGIALFVSDDMSHGIARGCILERPKVLFNKLTNRFVMWFHLEPKGKGYLGARVGVAVAERVAGPYRFVKSFRPDAGIWPLNVDDNEKSPLAPEEFAGTKYTGAAFDGYDAKRLFRRDFTDGQMSRDMTLFADDDDTAYHIYASEENGVLHISQLTPDYLGSSGRWARAFPGRFMEAPAMFRHNGKYWIIASGCTGWKPNAARSAVADSPFGPWKDLGNPWIGADVDTAISFDSQPAFIFPVQGRPGAFIFLGDRWRPENAIDGRYIWQPIEFENDRPVLRWHDSWDLRFFDRP